The genomic interval CGGATTGCTGAATCAGCTTCGCCACCAATCCCGTCCATCCCGTCTGATGGCTCGCTCCAATTCCGGCTCCATTGTCCCCATGAAAATATTCATAGAACAAGACGTTGTTGCGCCAATGTGGATCGTCTTGAAAGATCTTGGCACCGCCGAATACCGGACGTTTACCTTCCGAGTTTTGGAGAAAGATGTGCGTCAAACGGTGTGAGATCTCGGCTGCCACTTGCCAGAGAGTGGAGTGACGGCCCGATCCTGTCGGACATTCCACCCGATACTGGTCGCCGAAAAAATAGTGGAACTTTTGCAGGGACTCGATCAGGAGGTAGTTGACCGGAAACCAAATCGGTCCACGCCAATTCGAATTACCCCCGAACAAGCCCGTCCCGGACTCTGCCGGCTCATAGTCCACGCGATGCTCATGGCCCATAACCGACACCACATAGGGATGATCTTTGTGATAGCGCGAGAGGGCGCGGATGCCGTAGGGAGACAAAAACTCTTCTTCATCCAGCAAATATCCCAGCACAGACTTCAGCCGATCGCGGCTGACGAGCGAGAGAAAGCGCCGCACGCCGCCGTCGTAGGACTGCATTTCCAGATGCTGAGAAAAGTCAGGCCGGTTCTCGATGAACCATTGCATCCGGTGCTTGAAACGAGGGAGGCTGTCGATGAGCTCCGAATCGAGCGTCTCGACCGCGAACAGGGGAATAAGCCCCACCATGGAGCGGACCTTCATGTGCGTCGTTTCTCCGTTCGGCAAGTGCAGCACGTCGTAGAAGAACCCGTCCTCGCGATCCCACAACTCGATCTTCTCCCCGCCGATGTTATTCATTGCGCGACAGATGTAGACGAAGTGCTCGAAGAATTTGCTGGCGACGTCTTCGTAGGCCAGATTCTCACGAGCCAGCTCGAGCGCGATCGTCAGCATGTTGAGGCAATACATACCCATCCAACTGGTGGCATCCGACTGTTCGATATGGCCGCCGGTGGGTAATGGCGCGCTCCGGTCGAAGACCCCGATGTTGTCCAGGCCGAGAAAGCCGCCTTGGAAGATGTTCTTTCCCTCGGCATCTTTGCGATTAACCCACCAGGTGAAGTTCAGCAGCAGTTTGTGGAACACGCGCTCCAAGAAGCGGCGATCGCCGACCCCTGTGCGTTTCTTGTCGATCTTATAGATACGCCAAGCCGCCCAGGCATGGACCGGCGGATTTACGTCGCCGAAGGCCCATTCGTAAGCCGGAATCTGTCCGTTGGGATGCATGTACCACTCACGCAGCATCAGGACGAGCTGTTGTTTGGCAAAGGTCGAATCGACGAGCGCGAGCGGAATACAGTGAAACGCGAGATCCCACGCCGCATACCAGGGGTATTCCCACTTGTCCGGCATCGAAATGACATCGGCGTTATAGAGATGCATCCAATCCGAGTTGCGGCCGTGAAGACGCTCTCGCGGCGGTTCCTCTTCTGTCGGGTCGCCTTTGAGCCATCGGTTCACATCGTAGTGATAAAACTGTTTACTCCAGAGCAATCCGGCAAAGGCTTGCCGCTGCACCAGGCGCGCGTCCTCCGACAGATTGCTCGGGGCAAGACGGTCATAGAACTCGTCCGCTTCCTTGAGTCGTGTCGCAAACACGGTGTCGAAGTCTTGCTTCGCGAAACCCGGGCTCTGTGCCTCGTTGGTCAATCGCAAGCGAACGGTCTTGGCCTCGCCGGACGCGAGTGTGAGCACATACTGGGCCGCGGCCTTGGTGCCGAGGTGATCCGGATTCACCGCATCCTTCTCACCCTGCACGATATAGTCGTGAAAGCTGTCTTTCACATACCGGGCGCCCTCCTGATCGCCGTAGAGCCGGCGCGTGTTGGTGTCATTTTCCGTGAAAAGCAGGCTGGGCTCGCCCTCGCACAGTAGCCGGCGCAGGCCATAGTACTCATGCTGCGTCTCGATCACACTCATCCGGTCTACCGGCTCACCTTGCTTGAAACGGGGGCGGCGAATGTCCGAACCCCAGGACCAGGTATTGCGAAACCAGATGGTCGGAAGCAGCGTGAGTTCGGCCTGCTCGGGGCCACGATTCACGACCTGGATACGGATGCACAGATCTTCTGGCGACGCCTTGGCATATTCCACAAAGACGTCGAAGTAGCGGTTGTCGTCGAACACCCCGCTGTCGATCAATTCAAACTCCGGTTCTTGCCGCCCCCGACAGCGATTTTCCTCGACCAGCCGCGTATAGGGGAACGCCGCCTGCGGGTATTTGTAGAGATATTTCATGTAGGAATGCGTCGGCGTGGAGTCCAGATAGAAGTAGCACTCCTTCACATCCTCGCCGTGATTGCCTTCGTTGCCGGTAAGGCCGAACATGCGTTCCTTCAAAATAGGATCGCGTCCGTTCCACAGGGCCACGGCAAAACAGATGAGTTGGTGGCGATCGCAGATGCCGGCAAGCCCGTCCTCGTTCCAGCGATAGGCGCGTGACCTGGCATGATCGTGGGGAACGGCCTCCCAGGACGTCCCGTGAGGACTATAATCCTCGCGCACGGTTCCCCAAGCCCGTTCGCTCAGATAGGGACCCCATCGTTTCCAGTGGCGCTGACGCTTGGCGTCCTCTTCGAGGCGCTGCTGTTCTGCCAGGATCGGTGGTGGAGAAGCGGAGGCGGTCCGAGAATGAGAGGCCATATGACTCCTTCGGTAGAAACGGGACACAACTAGAGTCGGCCTGGGGCGGCAAGTCTTACAGCAGGCTAGTATTGGGCGCCCGTGGTAGTCAAGCGGAGACGATAGACCGATGAGCCCCCTGTGATGAACAGGGTCTACCAGTCTTCTGCCTGTGCGACATCGGACGGGCTGTCGGGTCCCGATCATGCCACTACAGGGGCACCCGCCTGACAGGTGCGCGCCCTTACAGCCTGCACTGAAATGAGAAAAATACGTGGGAGGATTATATGGTGAGCCGGCTGGGCCTCGAACCCAGGACCCTCGCCTTAAAAGCTCGAAAAGACCAATAATATCAATGGCTTGAAATCGTTAAGGTTTCCCCGTTTTTTCTTTACGAACAAGGACTTGGGACGTTTCTATGCATTCCATTGATTCTGTAGATTACGATCCATTGTGCAGAGTTTTAGCACAAATTTAGCACAGCGTTCGGGTGCCTCAGATCAACCCGCATGGTCTGTTGCAAATATGCCAGTTATGGCATAGCATGAAAATGTAATGAAGCCGGTTCATGTTGTTGGAACGTCTCGCGAGGATCTGCGTGAGCTCCCTGAGCCGGTGCAGGAAACCGCTGGCTTTCAGCTGTTCAAAATTCAACAAGGGAAAAAGCCTGATGAGAGGAAGGCCTGTGAAACGCGCCACGGTGACGAAGGGCAGTGGGAATATCTTTCGAGACATGGGGTTTTCGGAAGAACGGTCCGCGGAACTGATTCTGAAAAGCAGTTTACTGCAAGCGCTTCAGGAGACGATTAGGGGGCGAGGCTGGAAGCAGGCGGAAGCGGCAACCCAACTCGGTATTGACCAAGCCAAGATCTCGAAGATCCTCGCCGGCCAGATGGCCGGGTTCTCGGTTGAACGCCTGGTTCATTTTCTCTCGTTACTAGGCCAAGATGTAGAAGTGACCGTGCAGCGGGCTCCGCGCGGACAGCGATACGGAACAGTTCGCGCGAAGGGATCCAGACGAGCGAGTACGGTTTATGGCAGCTCGATCGAAGAACCTGTCATGATCAAAAACGGCATGCGGCCGGTTCATCCAGGAGAAATCCTGTTCGAGGAATTCATGAAGCCGACAGAGCCGCCGATCAATGCCAATATTCTTGCCAAGGCCCTCGAAGTTCCGGCGAACCGGATCACGGCAATTATCAAAGGCCAGCGAGGGATTACGGGCGATACCGCGGTACGTCTAGCGACGTTTTTCAACACCACCGCTGAATTCTGGATGAACCTGCAGAAAACCTATGAGCTGCGCCTGGCGGAAAGAGCTCTGCCTGGGATGGTCATCAAGCACATCGAACAGCACAGGGATGCGCTGGTATCGGCCGGATGATGGTGCGACATTCCATATTGGGCTATCTCAGTCCGATGGAGTTCGAAATACACGT from Nitrospirota bacterium carries:
- a CDS encoding HigA family addiction module antitoxin, whose protein sequence is MIKNGMRPVHPGEILFEEFMKPTEPPINANILAKALEVPANRITAIIKGQRGITGDTAVRLATFFNTTAEFWMNLQKTYELRLAERALPGMVIKHIEQHRDALVSAG
- a CDS encoding glucosidase, producing the protein MASHSRTASASPPPILAEQQRLEEDAKRQRHWKRWGPYLSERAWGTVREDYSPHGTSWEAVPHDHARSRAYRWNEDGLAGICDRHQLICFAVALWNGRDPILKERMFGLTGNEGNHGEDVKECYFYLDSTPTHSYMKYLYKYPQAAFPYTRLVEENRCRGRQEPEFELIDSGVFDDNRYFDVFVEYAKASPEDLCIRIQVVNRGPEQAELTLLPTIWFRNTWSWGSDIRRPRFKQGEPVDRMSVIETQHEYYGLRRLLCEGEPSLLFTENDTNTRRLYGDQEGARYVKDSFHDYIVQGEKDAVNPDHLGTKAAAQYVLTLASGEAKTVRLRLTNEAQSPGFAKQDFDTVFATRLKEADEFYDRLAPSNLSEDARLVQRQAFAGLLWSKQFYHYDVNRWLKGDPTEEEPPRERLHGRNSDWMHLYNADVISMPDKWEYPWYAAWDLAFHCIPLALVDSTFAKQQLVLMLREWYMHPNGQIPAYEWAFGDVNPPVHAWAAWRIYKIDKKRTGVGDRRFLERVFHKLLLNFTWWVNRKDAEGKNIFQGGFLGLDNIGVFDRSAPLPTGGHIEQSDATSWMGMYCLNMLTIALELARENLAYEDVASKFFEHFVYICRAMNNIGGEKIELWDREDGFFYDVLHLPNGETTHMKVRSMVGLIPLFAVETLDSELIDSLPRFKHRMQWFIENRPDFSQHLEMQSYDGGVRRFLSLVSRDRLKSVLGYLLDEEEFLSPYGIRALSRYHKDHPYVVSVMGHEHRVDYEPAESGTGLFGGNSNWRGPIWFPVNYLLIESLQKFHYFFGDQYRVECPTGSGRHSTLWQVAAEISHRLTHIFLQNSEGKRPVFGGAKIFQDDPHWRNNVLFYEYFHGDNGAGIGASHQTGWTGLVAKLIQQSGE